From one Acipenser ruthenus chromosome 21, fAciRut3.2 maternal haplotype, whole genome shotgun sequence genomic stretch:
- the LOC131699126 gene encoding ATPase family gene 2 protein homolog B-like isoform X1, with product MFVYVNEKRIVEVEKFSENTDFIRYVVNAAMDEKSLKLLPLDIEDQGTQRCRLGPGTMASLGLKIGSLVQISLFGGHCLCTAWPRSDLAEGFMQFDSKCVTVELIGKTYNMCSVNLNQIKMVPCTKLKCIHVKVFVKNVEFKKGATSALLHELVKEVLRNVYVSQSHVVSFASLEAPIELIEIQSLNPSTCEAGRITAKTIIEITEVKRLESYMNQLKNSSKIPLGGMEDVCASLKEILNLPFHYPRTLQRLGLSCPKGVLLVGPPGVGKTLLVRSVAREVCAHLVTISGPVILGSRPGESEENLRRIFQRTKEASEDGPCVLFIDELDSLCPKRTGSTNATENRLVAQLLTLMDGIGSEGHMVIMAATNRPDALDPALRRSGRFDREVIIGAPTLKQRKSILEMLSTQMPLCSDVDVASLAEMTTGYVGADLTALCREAALQAILHSSQDAGSHLIRMSNFLEALKKVHPSCLRSSIGQTDFRPVAWEHIGGLEDVKLKLKQSIEWPMKFPEAFIRLGLSRPKGVLLYGPPGCAKTTLVKAAATSCHCSFLSVSGADLFSPYVGDSEKTLAQVFQQARACAPSVLFLDEIDSILGSRADSKASRGVQDRVLSVILNELDGIGLKVTERRGPASKKCLQEGLPEQQECDRQLDYQEVCNKDVLVVAATNRPDLLDDALLRPGRFDKIVYVPPPDQEARLAILKICTEKMPLDSDVSLEDVAEKTSFFSGADLENLCKEAALLTLQEESLDASCIKHASFVMSLENTKPSLTAQQIEFYQKLLKR from the exons ATGTTTGTGTATGTGAATGAGAAGAGGATAGTTGAGGTGGAGAAATTCTCCGAGAATACAGACTTTATTCGTTATGTTGTGAACgcag CAATGGATGAGAAAAGTCTGAAGCTGCTTCCCTTGGACATTGAAGACCAGGGTACCCAGAGGTGTAGATTAGGACCAGGCACAATGGCCAGTCTAGGACTGAAGATTGGTAGCCTGGTTCAGATCTCTCTCTTCGGTGGTCACTGCCTGTGCACAGCTTGGCCAAGAAGCGACCTGGCTGAAGGTTTCATGCAGTTTGACTCAAAATGCGTTACAGTAGAACTTATTGGGAAAACATATAACATGTGTAGCGTGAACCTTAATCAGATCAAAATGGTACCCTGTACCAAACTAAAATGCATACATGTTAAAGTATTTGTTAAAAATGTGGAATTTAAAAAGGGAGCGACTTCTGCTCTGCTGCATGAACTTGTAAAAGAAGTGCTTCGTAACGTTTATGTTTCACAAAGCCATGTCGTGTCCTTTGCATCACTGGAAGCTCCTATTGAATTAATTGAAATTCAGAGCTTAAACCCTTCTACCTGTGAGGCTGGCCGTATCACTGCTAAAACAATCATAGAGATTACTGAAGTCAAGAGGCTGGAGAGTTACATGAACCAGCTAAAGAATTCTTCCAAGATTCCGTTGGGTGGAATGGAAGATGTTTGCGCCTCACTTAAAGAAATTTTAAACCTGCCGTTTCATTATCCAAGAACATTACAGAGACTTGGTCTATCTTGTCCTAAGGGAGTACTACTTGTTGGGCCTCCAGGGGTAGGGAAGACTCTGCTTGTAAGAAGTGTTGCTAGGGAGGTGTGTGCCCATTTGGTCACTATCAGTGGCCCAGTAATACTGGGCTCGAGGCCAGGGGAGAGCGAAGAGAACCTGAGAAGAATTTTTCAGCGGACTAAAGAGGCCTCTGAAGATGGGCCGTGTGTCCTCTTCATTGATGAATTGGATTCGTTGTGCCCTAAGAGGACAGGCTCTACAAATGCAACTGAAAACCGCCTTGTCGCTCAGCTTTTAACACTGATGGATGGTATCGGGAGCGAGGGCCATATGGTCATTATGGCAGCGACCAACCGGCCAGATGCTTTGGATCCAGCGCTTAGGAGATCGGGTCGGTTTGACAGAGAG gtcattATTGGCGCCCCAACCCTGAAACAGAGGAAGTCTATATTAGAAATGCTCAGCACACAGATGCCTCTTTGCAGCGATGTTGATGTAGCCTCTTTAGCAGAAATGACCACTGGATATGTTGGAGCTGACCTTACAGCACTCTGTAGAGAAGCTGCTTTGCAGGCAATTCTCCACAGTAGCCAG GACGCGGGGAGTCACTTGATAAGAATGAGCAACTTTTTGGAAGCACTGAAGAAAGTTCATCCATCGTGCCTCAGAAGCAGCATTGGTCAAACTGACTTCAGACCTGTTGCCTGGGAGCACATTGGGGGTCTCGAAGATGTCAAGTTAAAACTGAAACAG AGCATTGAATGGCCAATGAAGTTCCCTGAAGCGTTTATCAGGCTAGGACTGTCTCGCCCAAAAGGGGTTCTTCTGTATGGACCTCCAGGCTGCGCTAAGACCACACTCGTGAAGGCCGCAGCCACCAGCTGTCACTGTTCCTTCCTGTCTGTCAGTGGAGCCGACCTCTTCTCTCCTTATGTTGGAGACTCGGAGAAGACGCTGGCCCAG GTATTCCAGCAAGCACGTGCGTGCGCCCCGTCAGTCTTGTTTCTGGACGAGATCGACTCGATCCTGGGATCACGGGCAGATAGTAAAGCCAGCAGAGGCGTTCAGGACAGAGTGCTGTCTGTGATTCTCAACGAGTTAGATGGGATTGGACTGAAAGTGACGGAGAGGAGAGGACCAGCAAGTAAGAAATGCCTACAGGAAGGTTTGCCAGAACAACAGGAATGTGACAGGCAG CTTGATTATCAGGAGGTATGCAACAAAGATGTCCTGGTTGTAGCTGCAACGAACAGACCTGACCTGTTGGATGATGCGCTGCTACGACCTGGAAGATTTGATAAAATCGTTTATGTGCCGCCTCCTGACCAAGAG GCCAGGCTTGCTATATTGAAGATTTGTACAGAGAAGATGCCATTAGACTCAGATGTGTCCTTAGAAGATGTAGCAGAAAAAACAAGTTTCTTCTCCGGAGCAGATCTTGAAAATCTTTGCAAAGAG GCTGCTTTGCTTACATTACAAGAAGAAAGTCTGGATGCTTCCTGTATAAAACATGCCTCCTTCGTGATGTCATTGGAAAATACAAAGCCCTCCCTAACAGCACAGCAAATTGAGTTTTATCAGAAACTGTTAAAAagatag
- the LOC131699126 gene encoding ATPase family gene 2 protein homolog B-like isoform X2 — protein MDEKSLKLLPLDIEDQGTQRCRLGPGTMASLGLKIGSLVQISLFGGHCLCTAWPRSDLAEGFMQFDSKCVTVELIGKTYNMCSVNLNQIKMVPCTKLKCIHVKVFVKNVEFKKGATSALLHELVKEVLRNVYVSQSHVVSFASLEAPIELIEIQSLNPSTCEAGRITAKTIIEITEVKRLESYMNQLKNSSKIPLGGMEDVCASLKEILNLPFHYPRTLQRLGLSCPKGVLLVGPPGVGKTLLVRSVAREVCAHLVTISGPVILGSRPGESEENLRRIFQRTKEASEDGPCVLFIDELDSLCPKRTGSTNATENRLVAQLLTLMDGIGSEGHMVIMAATNRPDALDPALRRSGRFDREVIIGAPTLKQRKSILEMLSTQMPLCSDVDVASLAEMTTGYVGADLTALCREAALQAILHSSQDAGSHLIRMSNFLEALKKVHPSCLRSSIGQTDFRPVAWEHIGGLEDVKLKLKQSIEWPMKFPEAFIRLGLSRPKGVLLYGPPGCAKTTLVKAAATSCHCSFLSVSGADLFSPYVGDSEKTLAQVFQQARACAPSVLFLDEIDSILGSRADSKASRGVQDRVLSVILNELDGIGLKVTERRGPASKKCLQEGLPEQQECDRQLDYQEVCNKDVLVVAATNRPDLLDDALLRPGRFDKIVYVPPPDQEARLAILKICTEKMPLDSDVSLEDVAEKTSFFSGADLENLCKEAALLTLQEESLDASCIKHASFVMSLENTKPSLTAQQIEFYQKLLKR, from the exons ATGGATGAGAAAAGTCTGAAGCTGCTTCCCTTGGACATTGAAGACCAGGGTACCCAGAGGTGTAGATTAGGACCAGGCACAATGGCCAGTCTAGGACTGAAGATTGGTAGCCTGGTTCAGATCTCTCTCTTCGGTGGTCACTGCCTGTGCACAGCTTGGCCAAGAAGCGACCTGGCTGAAGGTTTCATGCAGTTTGACTCAAAATGCGTTACAGTAGAACTTATTGGGAAAACATATAACATGTGTAGCGTGAACCTTAATCAGATCAAAATGGTACCCTGTACCAAACTAAAATGCATACATGTTAAAGTATTTGTTAAAAATGTGGAATTTAAAAAGGGAGCGACTTCTGCTCTGCTGCATGAACTTGTAAAAGAAGTGCTTCGTAACGTTTATGTTTCACAAAGCCATGTCGTGTCCTTTGCATCACTGGAAGCTCCTATTGAATTAATTGAAATTCAGAGCTTAAACCCTTCTACCTGTGAGGCTGGCCGTATCACTGCTAAAACAATCATAGAGATTACTGAAGTCAAGAGGCTGGAGAGTTACATGAACCAGCTAAAGAATTCTTCCAAGATTCCGTTGGGTGGAATGGAAGATGTTTGCGCCTCACTTAAAGAAATTTTAAACCTGCCGTTTCATTATCCAAGAACATTACAGAGACTTGGTCTATCTTGTCCTAAGGGAGTACTACTTGTTGGGCCTCCAGGGGTAGGGAAGACTCTGCTTGTAAGAAGTGTTGCTAGGGAGGTGTGTGCCCATTTGGTCACTATCAGTGGCCCAGTAATACTGGGCTCGAGGCCAGGGGAGAGCGAAGAGAACCTGAGAAGAATTTTTCAGCGGACTAAAGAGGCCTCTGAAGATGGGCCGTGTGTCCTCTTCATTGATGAATTGGATTCGTTGTGCCCTAAGAGGACAGGCTCTACAAATGCAACTGAAAACCGCCTTGTCGCTCAGCTTTTAACACTGATGGATGGTATCGGGAGCGAGGGCCATATGGTCATTATGGCAGCGACCAACCGGCCAGATGCTTTGGATCCAGCGCTTAGGAGATCGGGTCGGTTTGACAGAGAG gtcattATTGGCGCCCCAACCCTGAAACAGAGGAAGTCTATATTAGAAATGCTCAGCACACAGATGCCTCTTTGCAGCGATGTTGATGTAGCCTCTTTAGCAGAAATGACCACTGGATATGTTGGAGCTGACCTTACAGCACTCTGTAGAGAAGCTGCTTTGCAGGCAATTCTCCACAGTAGCCAG GACGCGGGGAGTCACTTGATAAGAATGAGCAACTTTTTGGAAGCACTGAAGAAAGTTCATCCATCGTGCCTCAGAAGCAGCATTGGTCAAACTGACTTCAGACCTGTTGCCTGGGAGCACATTGGGGGTCTCGAAGATGTCAAGTTAAAACTGAAACAG AGCATTGAATGGCCAATGAAGTTCCCTGAAGCGTTTATCAGGCTAGGACTGTCTCGCCCAAAAGGGGTTCTTCTGTATGGACCTCCAGGCTGCGCTAAGACCACACTCGTGAAGGCCGCAGCCACCAGCTGTCACTGTTCCTTCCTGTCTGTCAGTGGAGCCGACCTCTTCTCTCCTTATGTTGGAGACTCGGAGAAGACGCTGGCCCAG GTATTCCAGCAAGCACGTGCGTGCGCCCCGTCAGTCTTGTTTCTGGACGAGATCGACTCGATCCTGGGATCACGGGCAGATAGTAAAGCCAGCAGAGGCGTTCAGGACAGAGTGCTGTCTGTGATTCTCAACGAGTTAGATGGGATTGGACTGAAAGTGACGGAGAGGAGAGGACCAGCAAGTAAGAAATGCCTACAGGAAGGTTTGCCAGAACAACAGGAATGTGACAGGCAG CTTGATTATCAGGAGGTATGCAACAAAGATGTCCTGGTTGTAGCTGCAACGAACAGACCTGACCTGTTGGATGATGCGCTGCTACGACCTGGAAGATTTGATAAAATCGTTTATGTGCCGCCTCCTGACCAAGAG GCCAGGCTTGCTATATTGAAGATTTGTACAGAGAAGATGCCATTAGACTCAGATGTGTCCTTAGAAGATGTAGCAGAAAAAACAAGTTTCTTCTCCGGAGCAGATCTTGAAAATCTTTGCAAAGAG GCTGCTTTGCTTACATTACAAGAAGAAAGTCTGGATGCTTCCTGTATAAAACATGCCTCCTTCGTGATGTCATTGGAAAATACAAAGCCCTCCCTAACAGCACAGCAAATTGAGTTTTATCAGAAACTGTTAAAAagatag